Genomic window (Leptotrichia sp. oral taxon 212):
TGCAGGAAATGAAAAGACTCCTGTAAAAGTATACAGGACAAAAAGAAAAGGCAATGAAATGAAACACGAAGAAGCGACTGAAGAATGGCTACAGGAGTATATCAATGAAAGAACTAAACCTCTTATAGAAAAGTAAGGCAGGTAGAAAATGGATAAAAATATGGATGTTAACAAAAAATATGACAATAGTAAGAATATTTCCAATGAGGAAATGATACAGAAAATAAAAAAAGAAGTGAAAAAAATACAGCCAGAATTAATAGAGACAATACGGGAATTAGTTTCTATTTACAGCATTCAGATGGAACCTGAAGAAAATGCTCCATTTGGAAAAGGGCCTACCGAGGCACTTAATAAAGCTCTGGAAATATCAGAAAGACTGGGATTTAATACAGTAAATATAGATAATAAAATAGGTTATGCCGAATATATACCGGAAGAAATAAGGGGTTATGAAGAATATATAGGGATTTTTGGACATGTAGATGTTGTTCCTCTTGGCGAAGGGTGGAAGTATCCTCCATTAGGTGGAAAAATAGAAAATAACCGTATATATGGAAGAGGTGTTCTAGATAATAAAGGTCCTATTCTGTCAAATCTTTTTGCACTCCATATTCTGAAAAAATTAGGAATAAAATTTGATGTTCCTGTAAGAATAGTTTTCGGAACAAATGAAGAAACAGGATTTGCATGTGTAAAACATTATCTGACAAAGGAAAAAGCCCCTATTTTTGGCTGGACTCCTGATTGTAAATGGCCAGTTGTATACGGAGAAAG
Coding sequences:
- a CDS encoding Sapep family Mn(2+)-dependent dipeptidase — encoded protein: MDKNMDVNKKYDNSKNISNEEMIQKIKKEVKKIQPELIETIRELVSIYSIQMEPEENAPFGKGPTEALNKALEISERLGFNTVNIDNKIGYAEYIPEEIRGYEEYIGIFGHVDVVPLGEGWKYPPLGGKIENNRIYGRGVLDNKGPILSNLFALHILKKLGIKFDVPVRIVFGTNEETGFACVKHYLTKEKAPIFGWTPDCKWPVVYGERGRLKVRIYSEMKDLEKLYEFVNGYILSAPNNGVKLKINFKDDDFGEMILRGYRFGIAENRYFFEFVMSYPAICKKEQLMNLIRSNLTEGTELEEISNWNPVLYDKSSEYVYTLQKVYNYVTGFNAEPVTTTGGTYAKIIPNIIAYGPSFPGQKDIAHLPDEWLDLSDLEKITEIYALSLYEISKLKNKRQSRKLKK